Within the Pan troglodytes isolate AG18354 chromosome 2, NHGRI_mPanTro3-v2.0_pri, whole genome shotgun sequence genome, the region gcttgGCAGTACCTTCACTTTTGAGGTGATGGTAAAGACTGCACGAGCCCTTGACTTTCAGGGAGATTGTCAGGTAGAAAGCCACACAAACCCAGCATTTCCTCTTTATTAATCCTGCCTGGAAGCCTTTGGAATCAGGATCCTTGAGAGGCAGAGATCAGGGGAGAGAAGAGGCCAAAGGGAGGCTCTGTCCCTTCTCCCTTCTGGAGTCCCAGTAAACGAAACATCACATAGCCAAACCTGATGCCAAAAGATGAGTTTTGTGCCCCAAATTGATTCTCCAAGTCTACATGAAGACTTGGAAGTTTGTTTTTTCCCTGGTACAGTCCAGACAATTAAGGGTCTGGAGGCAGAGGGGAGGACCCTAGTTTAACTCCAAGTATTTCCTTAATTGGGGCAAGCCACTTCCTCTCTCTaaaccccagtttcctcatctctataaTGGGGAAATAATCCCTGTCTCAAAAGGTCGTCATGAAGCTAAAATAAGATTATGGGTTTGACATGCTTAGCCCCATCCATAGCACTCAGTAGATGCCCATTAAAAGGTAGGGAATGTTCCCCATAGGGTATCTATAAATGCTGATCATCAAAAAGTGAAGCACAGTGCCcagctctctctcctccctgtccCTTCTCCCCCGAGCCACAGACCTGTCCTGGGAGATGAGGGTTCCACGTGTGTCTTGTTCCTGCCCCAGAGAGTGAAGACGAGTACAGCGATGACGATGACATGAGCTGGAAGGTGCGCCGGGCAGCTGCCAAGTGCATCGCAGCCTTGATCAGCTCGCGGCCTGACCTGCTGCCCGATTTCCACTGCACCCTGGCACCTGTGCTCATCCGCCGCTTCAAAGAACGCGAGGAGAACGTCAAGGCTGACGTCTTCACTGCTTACATCGTGCTGCTGCGGCAAACACGGCCCCCGAAGGGATGGCTGGAGGCCATGGAGGAACCCACCCAGACCGGCAGCAACCTCCATATGCTACGTGGACAGGTGGGCGTGCCTTCACCTCCACCCCTACCCCCAATTTGCCTACCCAGCCACTCACTGTTAGTGTCCCTGGACTTGGAAACTCACCTGGGGAGAACATCCAGccatggaagggaagggaaggggtccctggggtggggggcgggagcCAGCCAGGCTTCTGGAGTGTAGTAGTGACAGCCAGCCTGCCTGAGTGAGCTTGAGCAAGTTGCTTGGTCTCTCTCTACCTGTAAAATGGACGCAGGAAATTTGCCTACTCTCCAAGGGTCTATGTGGGGTCACCaaaagcctggcacagagtgaggGACGAGTGCTTGGGAGATATCTTGATGCCGACATCCTCCCTGGGGATGTGTCTGGCAAAGCCTCCTGGTAGTGGGCAGGTGGGTAGGTTTCTTGGGTGGTCCCTGACCTTGACTTCCCCCTCCTGCCCACAGGTGCCCCTTGTGGTCAAGGCCCTGCAGCGGCAGCTTAAAGATCGGAGCGTCAGAGCCCGCCAGGGATGCTTCAGCCTCCTCACTGAGCTGGCGGGTGTCCTCCCAGGCAGCCTGGCCGAGCATATGCCTGTGCTGGTATCAGGTAGGCTGGACTGCAACCAGGTATCTGCTGTTCTGGGCCACTTCCAGAACCCAGACCCCACCCCTGAGTTGAGCCCCCAGTTCCTGAGACAGTCTGAGACCCAATCCCAGGCTCAGTCCCTGGTCAAGAGTCTCCAGTGGCCTCCCACTACCAGCAGTGAGAACAAGGCTGGCTCCAGTGAGTTCCCTGGACATGTTTCCCTCAGCCCTGGCCACTGGTCAGGGCTGACTTCTTGGAAACTTCTGCAGAAGAGTTTAGGTGCTTCAGTCCAGCTCAGGCACTTGTAGGTACCCCAGCCTTGCTTCCAGGGAGGGCCGTGTTGCATCAGAGGCGGTGGCCTCATAACCTTTGCATTCACCCTGCAGGCATCATCTTCTCGCTGGCCGACCGCTCCAGCTCCTCCACCATCCGGATGGATGCCCTGGCCTTCTTGCAGGGGCTGCTGGGCACCGAACCAGCTGAGGCCTTCCACCCACACTTGCCTATCCTCCTGCCACCTGTGATGGCCTGTGTGGCTGACCCTTTCTACAAGATTGCAGCCGAGGCCCTGGTGGTGCTGCAGGAGCTGGTGCGGGCCCTGTGGCCGCTGCACAGGCCTCAGATGCTGGATCCTGAGCCATATGTTGGAGAGATGTCTGCGGTCACCCTGGCGCGACTTCGTGCCACTGACCTGGACCAGGAGGTGAAGGAGCGGGCCATTTCCTGCATGGGCCACCTTGTAGGCCACCTGGGTGACCGGCTTGGGGATGATCTGGAGCCCACGTTACTGCTCCTCCTGGACCGCCTGCGGAATGAGATCACCCGGCTGCCCGCCATCAAGGCTCTTACGCTGGTGGCCGTATCCCCACTACAGCTTGACCTACAGCCCATCCTGGCCGAGGCACTGCGCATTCTGGCCTCATTCCTGCGGAAGAACCAGCGGGCTTTGCGACTGGCCACACTGGCAGCCCTGGACGCCCTGGCCCAGAGccagggcctcagcctcccaccgtCTGCCGTGCAGGCCGTGCTGGCTGAGCTGCCTGCCCTGGTCAACGAGAGCGACATGCATGTGGCCCAGCTGGCTGTGGACTTCCTTGCCACAGTGACCCAGGCCCAGCCAGCCTCTTTGGTGGAGGTCAGCAGCCCTGTGCTCTCAGAGCTGCTGCGGCTGCTGCGTTCGCCCCTGTTGCCAGCCGGGGTTCTGGCAGCTGCTGAAGGCTTCCTGCAGGCCCTGGTAGGGACCCGTCCCCCGTGTGTGGACTATGCCAAACTCATCAGCCTGCTCACTGCGCCTGTTTATGAGCAGGCTGTGGATGGTGGGCCTGGCCTGCACAAGCAGGTGTTCCACTCATTGGCCCGGTGTGTGGCAGCCCTCTCAGCTGCCTGTCCCCAAGAGGCAGCAAGCACAGCCAGTCGCCTGGTCTGCGATGCCAGGTCGCCCCACTCCAGCACGGGGGTCAAGGTCCTGGCATTCTTGTCGCTGGCTGAGGTGGGTCAGGTGGCTGGGCCAGGCCCCCAGCGGGAGCTGAAGGCGGTGCTCCTGGAAGCTTTGGGGTCACCCAGTGAGGATGTGAGGGCTGCAGCCTCGTATGCACTGGGCCGCGTGGGTGCTGGCAGCCTGCCCGACTTCCTGCCCTTCCTGCTGGAGCAGATCGAGGCTGAGCCCCGACGACAGTACCTGCTGCTGCACTCACTCAGGGAGGCCCTGGGGGCCGCCCAGCCTGACAGCCTGAAGCCCTACGCCGAGGACATCTGGGCCTTGCTGTTCCAGCGCTGCGAGGGTGCTGAGGAGGGCACCCGGGGGGTGGTGGCCGAGTGCATTGGGAAGCTGGTCCTTGTGAACCCTTCGTTCCTTCTGCCCCGCTTGCGGAAGCAGCTTGCTGCAGGTAGGCACACAGGTGTGGGCAAGGCAGCCCACCTTGGAGGTGGGCAGTTTGCCACTGAGCATCCAGGCAGCTGGGGCAGAGTGAGCTATTTCAAGTCACTGGATACAAGAATCACGGTATCTATGTGACAGAGGCAAGGAAGCTACAGAGGAACACACAGTGATACCTGAGACTTAAAGGCTTCCTCCTATGGGACTGTGGGATAGAAGGGACAGAGTCCTTGATTGGTCcctacaacaaatacat harbors:
- the CAND2 gene encoding cullin-associated NEDD8-dissociated protein 2 isoform X2, coding for MSTAAFHISSLLEKMTSSDKDFRFMATSDLMSELQKDSIQLDEDSERKVVKMLLRLLEDKNGEVQNLAVKCLGPLVAKVKEYQVETIVDTLCTNMRSDKEQLRDIAGIGLKTVLSELPPAATGSGLATNVCRKITGQLTSAIAQQEDVAVQLEALDILSDMLSRLGVPLGAFHASLLHCLLPQLSSPRLAVRKRAVGALGHLAAACSTDLFVELADHLLDRLPGPRVPTSPTAIRTLIQCLGSVGRQAGHRLGAHLDRLVPLVEDFCNLDDDELRESCLQAFEAFLRKCPKEMGPHVPNVTSLCLQYIKHDPNYNYDSDEDEEQMETEDSEFSEQESEDEYSDDDDMSWKVRRAAAKCIAALISSRPDLLPDFHCTLAPVLIRRFKEREENVKADVFTAYIVLLRQTRPPKGWLEAMEEPTQTGSNLHMLRGQVPLVVKALQRQLKDRSVRARQGCFSLLTELAGVLPGSLAEHMPVLVSGIIFSLADRSSSSTIRMDALAFLQGLLGTEPAEAFHPHLPILLPPVMACVADPFYKIAAEALVVLQELVRALWPLHRPQMLDPEPYVGEMSAVTLARLRATDLDQEVKERAISCMGHLVGHLGDRLGDDLEPTLLLLLDRLRNEITRLPAIKALTLVAVSPLQLDLQPILAEALRILASFLRKNQRALRLATLAALDALAQSQGLSLPPSAVQAVLAELPALVNESDMHVAQLAVDFLATVTQAQPASLVEVSSPVLSELLRLLRSPLLPAGVLAAAEGFLQALVGTRPPCVDYAKLISLLTAPVYEQAVDGGPGLHKQVFHSLARCVAALSAACPQEAASTASRLVCDARSPHSSTGVKVLAFLSLAEVGQVAGPGPQRELKAVLLEALGSPSEDVRAAASYALGRVGAGSLPDFLPFLLEQIEAEPRRQYLLLHSLREALGAAQPDSLKPYAEDIWALLFQRCEGAEEGTRGVVAECIGKLVLVNPSFLLPRLRKQLAAGRPHTRSTVITAVKFLISDQPHPIDPLLKSFIGEFMESLQDPDLNVRRATLAFFNSAVHNKPSLVRDLLDDILPLLYQETKIRRDLIREVEMGPFKHTVDDGLDVRKAAFECMYSLLESCLGQLDICEFLNHVEDGLKDHYDIRGTFSCGILAALRNELHLFVL
- the CAND2 gene encoding cullin-associated NEDD8-dissociated protein 2 isoform X1, which produces MSTAAFHISSLLEKMTSSDKDFRFMATSDLMSELQKDSIQLDEDSERKVVKMLLRLLEDKNGEVQNLAVKCLGPLVAKVKEYQVETIVDTLCTNMRSDKEQLRDIAGIGLKTVLSELPPAATGSGLATNVCRKITGQLTSAIAQQEDVAVQLEALDILSDMLSRLGVPLGAFHASLLHCLLPQLSSPRLAVRKRAVGALGHLAAACSTDLFVELADHLLDRLPGPRVPTSPTAIRTLIQCLGSVGRQAGHRLGAHLDRLVPLVEDFCNLDDDELRESCLQAFEAFLRKCPKEMGPHVPNVTSLCLQYIKHDPNYNYDSDEDEEQMETEDSEFSEQESEDEYSDDDDMSWKVRRAAAKCIAALISSRPDLLPDFHCTLAPVLIRRFKEREENVKADVFTAYIVLLRQTRPPKGWLEAMEEPTQTGSNLHMLRGQVPLVVKALQRQLKDRSVRARQGCFSLLTELAGVLPGSLAEHMPVLVSGIIFSLADRSSSSTIRMDALAFLQGLLGTEPAEAFHPHLPILLPPVMACVADPFYKIAAEALVVLQELVRALWPLHRPQMLDPEPYVGEMSAVTLARLRATDLDQEVKERAISCMGHLVGHLGDRLGDDLEPTLLLLLDRLRNEITRLPAIKALTLVAVSPLQLDLQPILAEALRILASFLRKNQRALRLATLAALDALAQSQGLSLPPSAVQAVLAELPALVNESDMHVAQLAVDFLATVTQAQPASLVEVSSPVLSELLRLLRSPLLPAGVLAAAEGFLQALVGTRPPCVDYAKLISLLTAPVYEQAVDGGPGLHKQVFHSLARCVAALSAACPQEAASTASRLVCDARSPHSSTGVKVLAFLSLAEVGQVAGPGPQRELKAVLLEALGSPSEDVRAAASYALGRVGAGSLPDFLPFLLEQIEAEPRRQYLLLHSLREALGAAQPDSLKPYAEDIWALLFQRCEGAEEGTRGVVAECIGKLVLVNPSFLLPRLRKQLAAGRPHTRSTVITAVKFLISDQPHPIDPLLKSFIGEFMESLQDPDLNVRRATLAFFNSAVHNKPSLVRDLLDDILPLLYQETKIRRDLIREVEMGPFKHTVDDGLDVRKAAFECMYSLLESCLGQLDICEFLNHVEDGLKDHYDIRMLTFIMLARLATLCPAPVLQRVDRLIEPLRATCTAKVKAGSVKQEFEKQDELKRSAMRAVAALLTIPEVGKSPIMADFSSQIRSNPELAALFESIQKDSASAPSTDSMELS
- the CAND2 gene encoding cullin-associated NEDD8-dissociated protein 2 isoform X3, which translates into the protein MATSDLMSELQKDSIQLDEDSERKVVKMLLRLLEDKNGEVQNLAVKCLGPLVAKVKEYQVETIVDTLCTNMRSDKEQLRDIAGIGLKTVLSELPPAATGSGLATNVCRKITGQLTSAIAQQEDVAVQLEALDILSDMLSRLGVPLGAFHASLLHCLLPQLSSPRLAVRKRAVGALGHLAAACSTDLFVELADHLLDRLPGPRVPTSPTAIRTLIQCLGSVGRQAGHRLGAHLDRLVPLVEDFCNLDDDELRESCLQAFEAFLRKCPKEMGPHVPNVTSLCLQYIKHDPNYNYDSDEDEEQMETEDSEFSEQESEDEYSDDDDMSWKVRRAAAKCIAALISSRPDLLPDFHCTLAPVLIRRFKEREENVKADVFTAYIVLLRQTRPPKGWLEAMEEPTQTGSNLHMLRGQVPLVVKALQRQLKDRSVRARQGCFSLLTELAGVLPGSLAEHMPVLVSGIIFSLADRSSSSTIRMDALAFLQGLLGTEPAEAFHPHLPILLPPVMACVADPFYKIAAEALVVLQELVRALWPLHRPQMLDPEPYVGEMSAVTLARLRATDLDQEVKERAISCMGHLVGHLGDRLGDDLEPTLLLLLDRLRNEITRLPAIKALTLVAVSPLQLDLQPILAEALRILASFLRKNQRALRLATLAALDALAQSQGLSLPPSAVQAVLAELPALVNESDMHVAQLAVDFLATVTQAQPASLVEVSSPVLSELLRLLRSPLLPAGVLAAAEGFLQALVGTRPPCVDYAKLISLLTAPVYEQAVDGGPGLHKQVFHSLARCVAALSAACPQEAASTASRLVCDARSPHSSTGVKVLAFLSLAEVGQVAGPGPQRELKAVLLEALGSPSEDVRAAASYALGRVGAGSLPDFLPFLLEQIEAEPRRQYLLLHSLREALGAAQPDSLKPYAEDIWALLFQRCEGAEEGTRGVVAECIGKLVLVNPSFLLPRLRKQLAAGRPHTRSTVITAVKFLISDQPHPIDPLLKSFIGEFMESLQDPDLNVRRATLAFFNSAVHNKPSLVRDLLDDILPLLYQETKIRRDLIREVEMGPFKHTVDDGLDVRKAAFECMYSLLESCLGQLDICEFLNHVEDGLKDHYDIRMLTFIMLARLATLCPAPVLQRVDRLIEPLRATCTAKVKAGSVKQEFEKQDELKRSAMRAVAALLTIPEVGKSPIMADFSSQIRSNPELAALFESIQKDSASAPSTDSMELS
- the CAND2 gene encoding cullin-associated NEDD8-dissociated protein 2 isoform X4; amino-acid sequence: MRSDKEQLRDIAGIGLKTVLSELPPAATGSGLATNVCRKITGQLTSAIAQQEDVAVQLEALDILSDMLSRLGVPLGAFHASLLHCLLPQLSSPRLAVRKRAVGALGHLAAACSTDLFVELADHLLDRLPGPRVPTSPTAIRTLIQCLGSVGRQAGHRLGAHLDRLVPLVEDFCNLDDDELRESCLQAFEAFLRKCPKEMGPHVPNVTSLCLQYIKHDPNYNYDSDEDEEQMETEDSEFSEQESEDEYSDDDDMSWKVRRAAAKCIAALISSRPDLLPDFHCTLAPVLIRRFKEREENVKADVFTAYIVLLRQTRPPKGWLEAMEEPTQTGSNLHMLRGQVPLVVKALQRQLKDRSVRARQGCFSLLTELAGVLPGSLAEHMPVLVSGIIFSLADRSSSSTIRMDALAFLQGLLGTEPAEAFHPHLPILLPPVMACVADPFYKIAAEALVVLQELVRALWPLHRPQMLDPEPYVGEMSAVTLARLRATDLDQEVKERAISCMGHLVGHLGDRLGDDLEPTLLLLLDRLRNEITRLPAIKALTLVAVSPLQLDLQPILAEALRILASFLRKNQRALRLATLAALDALAQSQGLSLPPSAVQAVLAELPALVNESDMHVAQLAVDFLATVTQAQPASLVEVSSPVLSELLRLLRSPLLPAGVLAAAEGFLQALVGTRPPCVDYAKLISLLTAPVYEQAVDGGPGLHKQVFHSLARCVAALSAACPQEAASTASRLVCDARSPHSSTGVKVLAFLSLAEVGQVAGPGPQRELKAVLLEALGSPSEDVRAAASYALGRVGAGSLPDFLPFLLEQIEAEPRRQYLLLHSLREALGAAQPDSLKPYAEDIWALLFQRCEGAEEGTRGVVAECIGKLVLVNPSFLLPRLRKQLAAGRPHTRSTVITAVKFLISDQPHPIDPLLKSFIGEFMESLQDPDLNVRRATLAFFNSAVHNKPSLVRDLLDDILPLLYQETKIRRDLIREVEMGPFKHTVDDGLDVRKAAFECMYSLLESCLGQLDICEFLNHVEDGLKDHYDIRMLTFIMLARLATLCPAPVLQRVDRLIEPLRATCTAKVKAGSVKQEFEKQDELKRSAMRAVAALLTIPEVGKSPIMADFSSQIRSNPELAALFESIQKDSASAPSTDSMELS